The Oncorhynchus mykiss isolate Arlee chromosome 27, USDA_OmykA_1.1, whole genome shotgun sequence sequence GGTTATTTCAACAGTCTAAAGAGGTTTCCTCTCCGCATATCCTTGTCTGGACTGATAAAGTAGGCCTCAACTAAATCTAGGGTGAACTAAACCTATACTAAACATCAGATCATTGCAGCAGAAATAGTAACGATGAGGAAATGGCAGGCTGGTGAGCTTGAATAGCGCTCAATGCATGAGTGCGACCTTAGCGATTGCATGATCTCGTCAAGAGGTTAAGACCTCTCTTGGTGTAATGGTAAAGATGTCGAAAGAATCCATGTTAGGTATTTGCTTTAATATGAAATTCTGCAAAGGCTGAAGTAGGCCTTGTGTGTGCACTGTAGATACTCACTGAATCTCCCTCCACCTTTACCTATCAGGATTCGGCTTGTAATGGACATTTTATAAGATTGTGTTGTTTGATGACACAAACAAGGATCAACACAGTACAAGCAGAAAAATGTAAATACTCAAAATAAACAATACATCATTTTGTCTATACTTGCATAGCTATATACTGTAGATTGAACTGGTTTTATGCATTAAACTTTGTGCACCTCCTTGAATCATCGCATACAATAACGATCATAGATTCTCAACTGAGCCTGACTGATGTTTTTCccattttattttgtttatcCTGATTTCACCATAGAATAAACCTGAACTTCAGTATCCCATCATATACACATGAGATATTAATCATTGAAACAGTGTGCAATCTACTCTGCAAATCCTCCATTGCAAGAAGCAGGTCATAGCATATCTCTAGTCCTGACAAAGAGGACATGTGAGATTGGGAGATGTGGAGCGAAGGGTGCCCCCAATGGCACCCTTTCCTccccccatagggccctggtcaaaagtagtgcactatgtagggaataggatggtatttaggacaCAGCGCAGGCCAATCTTCTATTTCAGTCCTTCTCTTTCAGGTTGCATTTAGAAGTAGAGGGAATAGCTTCACTGATTTCGTCCTGCACTGTGTTATCATTGGGACATGACTGAGTGACTGCAGCTGTTTGTTGTTGATGCTGTGCCAGTGCCAGATCCTCTGTTAGGTGAGATGCCTAATGTTGTCTTCATAACGACTTGGGTCACTTCTCAGCATTCCATCACAAGAAAGCATCATTCGTTTTCTCTAAAACCTGCAACGTATTAGATTAATAAATATTATTTATCTCAATCTGTAGTATTAAtatttgtgtatatgtgtgtgtgtgtgtgagtgttcctCACCTGAGTGCTGTGGAGTATGACCCCAGGAGTGATTGGAAGCCCATTATGTTTGAGTCTCTCATACCCTGGCCTCTCCACAACCAGTAATTTCAAAGACGACTCGCACTTCTTTATCAGCATCACGACGTCCTCAAAGTACTCATTCTCTACATTCTGGCCATTTACCTCCACAACGACATCCCCTTCCCACAGCCCAGCCCTATGTCCTGAGCCCTTTACCATCACCTGCAGGACAAAAGAAAACTGTAGCCATAACCGTGCCACTCATTTCTCATACAAACCATCTTAACACCTGCCTTCCTCATTATAGCAATGCATGTGGAAAACAACACAGCAGATCAACATTGGGAACTTTTGATTGATGATAGCTGTTACTCATTAGCACAACTTTGATTGGGGATGTTTCAAATTGCCTATTTATGTCAGGAAACAATAATAGAGATTACAACAAATAAATGAGCGAGAGATCGATGATAAGGGTGTTATGTTGTTGATGTTCAAAGGAATACCTGGCCTATGAAAGTTCCTGGCTCATGTTGAACACAGCCCAGATTAAACCCAAAGCCTGATTCTTCTCTCTCGAGGACACAGAGTCTTGGACAAGGAAGTGAGCCATGCTCGTTTTTACTCAGCCCATCCTGAATCTCAGTGCAAGGGGACCGTGTCTTCCTCATCCCTTCCCCTTCTGGCAGACTGTCCTCATGGAATAGCAGGGGAGATAGACCCAACTGCGGTAGGGAACAGAATAGACTGTTTTTGACTGGGAAGGTATTTTTAGTTGACATAATTCTTAGACAATCTTGTATTTGGTGTCAGCATTGATCTAAGCAACATCTTAACATAGTCATCATCTTACTGTAATTTCCTCGTGAGGTTCAATAAAAAACAAAATTCAGGAAAACTCAGAGGATCCTACTGACTACAGTATCAATATTCTAACACCAGAACTCGCATGACTCCTAATTTCCAAACTGCACATGACCTCCGTCCACTTACACACCTGCGTGTAAAAGTCTCTTCCGTGTATGGGCATGGTGGTGAGGCTAACCCGGTTGCCACTCTTCCTCACTGTCCTGACAATATCCTCATGCTCCATGGACTCCGAAGACTGCCCATTGACCGCCAGCAGCAAGTCTCCATCCTGCATGCCAGCCTCTTCTGCTGGACTCCCCACATCCACCTCACGGAGTAAGTGAGCTGGAATCGACAACAAGCAATTCAGCTCAGCCAGCAGGTATAATGTCCATAACTTGTTATAAGTCCTTCTAATGTCCTATTACAAGGTTTGTAATGTCCACAGTATGTGTTCTATGCAGCATGTTTTCTACGGACTTAAAATTACTGTCATTTAGTTAGGATCATTAAGAGATGACAATAGGATATTAGAAGGTGGTCATAGTAGGTGCTTGTAACATGGTCGTGCATACTTACAACAAATGGAAGTTTCTAGCAAAAAAAGGTGTATTGttagatgatgtgtgtgtgtgtgtgtgtgtgctgtatgtgtgCATCATTCTCACCAATAGGCCCCCCTGATGTCAACCTCTCTTGTCGTAATAAGAAGCCATATCCATCTGACCCCTGGACCAGATGCATCGTTGTGGGTCTGTGTGGCAGGTTGTGAGAGCCGGCCATGATCGGCAAGATGGGAAGTTTCCGTCGGACGTAGCTCGCTTCACTTTCTCTGTCGATGACGAGGACGGTCACATGGACGCTACATTTCTTCACCTGAGCAGTACACAGAGATAAACTTGAGGGAGAAGTGAGGAGCATGCtagcacgtgcacacacacactcacagacatactaagacacacacacacatctgccatGTGGGTTTGTTTACCAAGAGCAGTTCCGAGAAGGAGGGTCTGTATGCTTACCATTTTACTGATAGCTGAATGGGTGAGCGTTGATACCATGGCACCGTTGATCCACACCAGTCTATCTCCGCTACGCACCCCTGCCCTCTTTGCAGGACCCTCACTTACTGTGCTCAACATGTATTGACCCTTCTGACCTGGAgagataaaaaaaacagacacaaacaaacatgtcCACAGAGATCCTCTCTTCGgtaatcaaatcttatttgtcacatacgccaaatacaataggtgtagactcaaccgtgaaatgcttacttatgagctcTTTACCAACAAAGCAGAGTTAAAAAAAGTATGTAAAATaacagtaaaataataataaagaggCTATGTAcaaggtaccgagtcaatgtgcaggggtacgaggtagttgagttAATTATGTccgtgtaggtaggggtaaaagtgactgggCAATCAGAATAGATAATAAATAAAGTAGAAGCAGGGTATGTGaaaagtgtgtctatgtgtgagtgtacagtatgtgtgtggcgtcaatatgcatgtgtgtgttctgtgtgtgttagcgtatgtacggtgccttcggaaagtattcaggccccttgacattttccacattttgttaggttccagccctattctaaaatggattaaatatttttttcttccctcatcaatctacacataataccctataatgacagagcaaaaacaggtttagacatttttgctaatttaatacaaataaaaaacagaaatattacctttacataagtattaaaatactttactcagtatttagttgaagtacctttggcagctattacagcctcaagtcttcttgggtatgatgctacatgcttggcacacctgtttatgtaaagtttctcccattcttctctgcagatcatctcaaactatgtcaagttggttggggagtgttgctgcacagctattttcaggtctctccagagatgttcgatagggttcaagtccgggctctggctgggccactcaaggacattcagagacttgacccgaagccactcctgcgttgtcttggctgtgtgcttagggtcgttgaattgttggaaggtgaaccttcgcacagtctgagatcctgagtgctctggagcaggttttcatcaaggatctctctgtactttgctccgttcatccatgcctcgatcctgactagtttcccagtccctgccgctgaaaaacatccccacaggatgttctgccaccaccatgcttcactgtaggaatggtccaaggtttcctccagacatgacgctaggcattcaggccaaagagtttaatctattttcatcagaccagagaatcttgtttctcatggtctgtgagtctttaggtgccttttagtaAATTCCACGCGGGCTGtctgaggagtggcttacgtctggaccctctaccataaaggcctgattggtggagtgctgcagagatggttgtccttctggaagattctcccatctccacagaggaaaagCCGTGCTACGATCCAAAGATTCATAGAAGCCCTTCCAGACTCTCTCcatgtcagagtacaaaaattggttaaccacctaactgaggaactacaTTTAACCTTGCTTAATATCCTAGATATAGTCGCACCCCTAAAATAAATTTgccataagaaactagctccctgatatacagaaaatacccgagccctgaagcaagcttccagaaaattggaatgaaATGGTGCTCCACCGAACttgaagtcttccgactagcttggaaagacagtgctGTGcgatatcgaagagccctcactgctgctcgattatcctatttttccaacttaattgaggagaataagaacaatcgaacatttatttttgatactgtcgcaaagcgaactaaaaagcagcattccccaagagaggatggctttcacttcagcagtgaagaattcatgaacttcttccatgaaaagatcatgatcattagaaagcaaattacggactcctctttaaatctgcatatttctccaaagctcagttgtcctcaGTCTCCACAACACTGCcaagacctaggatcaagggagacactcaagttttttaatcctatatctcttgaaacattcatgaaaatagtaatggtctctaaaccttcaagctgttgcgtagcaactcactgccttcctgatgacaaacaatgtatacgaaacgcttcagtctggttttagaccccatcatagcactgagactgcactcgaaagtggtaaattaccttttaatggcgtcagaccaaggctctgcatctgtcctcgtgctcctagaccttagtgctgcttttgacaccatcgatcaccacattcttttggagagattggaaacccaaattggtctacatggacaagttcaggcctggtttagatcttatccgTCGGAAAGATATTTGTTTGTGTCTGTGgatggtttttcctctgacaaatcaactggtaagtttcggtgttcctcaaggttccgttttaggaccactattgttttcactatatattttacctcttggggatatcattcgaaaacataatgttaactttcactgctatacggatgatacacagctgtatatttcaatgaaacatggtgaagccccaaaattgccctccctggaagcctgtgtttcagacataaggaagtggatggcggcaaatgttctccttttaaactcggacaaaacatagatgctagttctaggtcccaagaagcaaagagatcttctgtttgatctgacaattaatatgatggttgtacagtcatctcaaataaaactgtgaaggacctcagcgttactctggaccctgatctctcttttgattaACATATCAAGACTACttaaaggacagcttttttccatctatgtaacattgcaaaaaatctGAAACATTTTgtacaaaaatgatgcagaaatgttcatccatgcttttgtcacttctatattagactactgcaatgctctactttccggctacccggataaagcactaaataaacttcagttagtgctaaacacagctgctagaatcttgactagaaccaaaaaatatgatcatattactccagtgctagcctctctacactggcttcctgttaagactagggctgatttcaaggttttactgctaacctacaaagcattacatgggcttgcgcctacctatctctccaatttggtcctgccTTGCATACCTACACGTAggctatggtcacaagacacaggccttgtccctagaatttctaagcaaacacctttagagctccatttttatgaaatggtctgcctacccatgtgagagacgcaaactcggtctcaacctttaagtctttattgaaggctcatctcttcagtaggtcctatgattgagtgtagtctgggccaggggtgtgaaggtgaacggaaaggcactggagcgacgaaccgcccttgctgtctctgcctggccggttcccctctctccaccgggATTCTCTGGCTCTAACCCTATTACGTGGGCTGAGTCACTgtcttactggtgctcttccatgccgtccctagggggggtgcgtcacttgagtgggttgagtcactgacgtgtcttcctgtccgggttggcacccccccgGGTTCGTGCTGTGGGAGAGATCAttatgggctatactcagccttgtttcagggtagtaagttggtggttgaagatatccctctggtggtgtgggggctgtgccttggcaaagtgggtggggttatatcctgcctggttagccctgtccaggggtaccgtcggacggggccacagtgtctcctgacccctcctgtctcagcctccagtatt is a genomic window containing:
- the pdzd3a gene encoding Na(+)/H(+) exchange regulatory cofactor NHE-RF3, with the translated sequence MEFPRFTFNPKEGIDNPALIISDDPEPDPSPVPRLCQIKCKEGQSFGFHLRMERSCRGYVVRQVDPWSPAALSGLRDGDRVLEVNEEFVDNMEFPRVVQRIQACGLHLFLLVLKGEEYKEALAQGLDIQALTRAYRGETCSRPRLCHITRDPVLGLGISIIPIEGQKGQYMLSTVSEGPAKRAGVRSGDRLVWINGAMVSTLTHSAISKMVKKCSVHVTVLVIDRESEASYVRRKLPILPIMAGSHNLPHRPTTMHLVQGSDGYGFLLRQERLTSGGPIAHLLREVDVGSPAEEAGMQDGDLLLAVNGQSSESMEHEDIVRTVRKSGNRVSLTTMPIHGRDFYTQLGLSPLLFHEDSLPEGEGMRKTRSPCTEIQDGLSKNEHGSLPCPRLCVLEREESGFGFNLGCVQHEPGTFIGQVMVKGSGHRAGLWEGDVVVEVNGQNVENEYFEDVVMLIKKCESSLKLLVVERPGYERLKHNGLPITPGVILHSTQVLEKTNDAFL